The Microlunatus antarcticus genome window below encodes:
- a CDS encoding YbaK/EbsC family protein → MPAPSIGSLPWRPALEQLDLLAPPTAEAVSAADAAWAADCFVAPIADDLADTAAFCEAYGVTLEQSANCVVVSGRRAETTTTAACLVLATDRADVNKAVRHQLGVRKISFAPMAEATERSRMAYGGITPVGLPSDWPVLVDDAVVAQPWVVVGSGTRGSKLLLPGARLAELASAHVMLLRQVA, encoded by the coding sequence GTGCCCGCACCCTCCATCGGTTCGTTGCCCTGGCGGCCCGCCCTCGAGCAGCTCGACCTGCTGGCCCCGCCGACCGCGGAGGCGGTGAGCGCGGCGGATGCCGCCTGGGCGGCCGACTGCTTCGTCGCCCCGATCGCCGACGACCTGGCCGACACCGCCGCGTTCTGCGAGGCGTACGGGGTGACGCTCGAGCAGTCCGCGAACTGCGTCGTCGTGAGCGGGCGGCGCGCCGAGACCACGACGACGGCGGCGTGCCTCGTGCTGGCCACCGACCGCGCGGACGTCAACAAGGCCGTCCGGCACCAGCTGGGCGTCCGCAAGATCTCCTTCGCCCCGATGGCCGAGGCCACGGAACGTTCCCGGATGGCGTACGGCGGCATCACCCCGGTCGGCCTGCCCTCGGACTGGCCGGTGCTCGTGGACGACGCCGTCGTCGCGCAGCCGTGGGTCGTGGTCGGCAGCGGCACCCGCGGCAGCAAGCTGCTGCTGCCCGGCGCCCGGCTGGCCGAGCTGGCGAGCGCGCACGTGATGCTGCTGCGCCAGGTCGCCTGA
- a CDS encoding tyrosine recombinase XerC, with amino-acid sequence MDVDVVGEAVGEPEPLPPALTDPLEDYLRELRLRRGLSPHTLRAYRTDLIGLLTHLAGRGVLDLAEVDLRDLRGWLAAQQAAGRARTTLQRRSAAVHGFFRWAEQTGRLSRDPSAALRSPRPHRRLPATLSQVEAVQLLDDALAVAREEDGPVGLRDVALLEVLYATGVRVAELCGLDTADVDRDRGVLRVFGKGAKERSVPVGRPALVAVDTWLARGRPSLAVPASGSALFVGERGGRLDPRVVRRIVHRALRMVDGAPDLGPHGLRHAMATHLLEGGADLRSVQEMLGHASLATTQIYTHVTDERLRSAYLQAHPRA; translated from the coding sequence GTGGACGTGGACGTGGTGGGCGAGGCGGTCGGCGAGCCCGAGCCGCTCCCGCCGGCGCTCACCGACCCGCTCGAGGACTACCTGCGCGAGCTCCGGCTGCGGCGGGGCCTGTCCCCGCACACGCTGCGGGCCTACCGCACCGACCTGATCGGCCTGCTGACCCACCTGGCCGGACGCGGCGTGCTCGACCTCGCCGAGGTGGACCTCCGCGACCTGCGCGGTTGGCTGGCCGCCCAGCAGGCCGCAGGCCGCGCGCGCACCACGCTGCAGCGCCGCTCGGCGGCGGTGCACGGCTTCTTCCGGTGGGCCGAGCAGACCGGGCGGCTCTCCCGCGACCCCTCGGCCGCGCTCCGCTCGCCCCGGCCGCACCGACGGCTGCCCGCGACCCTCAGCCAGGTCGAGGCGGTGCAGCTGCTGGACGACGCGCTCGCCGTGGCCCGCGAGGAGGACGGGCCCGTCGGCCTGCGCGACGTCGCGCTGCTCGAGGTCCTCTACGCGACCGGCGTCCGGGTGGCGGAGCTCTGCGGCCTCGACACCGCCGACGTCGACCGCGACCGCGGCGTGCTCCGGGTCTTCGGCAAGGGCGCCAAGGAACGTTCCGTGCCTGTCGGCCGCCCCGCACTCGTCGCCGTGGACACCTGGCTGGCGCGCGGCCGCCCCTCGCTCGCCGTCCCGGCCTCGGGCTCGGCGCTCTTCGTCGGGGAACGCGGTGGCCGGCTCGACCCCCGCGTGGTCCGGCGCATCGTGCACCGGGCGCTCCGCATGGTCGACGGCGCGCCCGACCTCGGGCCCCACGGCCTGCGGCACGCCATGGCCACCCACCTCCTCGAGGGCGGTGCCGACCTGCGCAGCGTGCAGGAGATGCTCGGGCACGCGTCCCTCGCGACGACGCAGATCTACACCCACGTCACCGACGAACGACTCCGCTCCGCCTACCTCCAGGCCCACCCGCGCGCCTGA
- a CDS encoding TrmH family RNA methyltransferase: MQVEVGADDPRLGDYVRLRESSLRRSLESERGLFIAEGEKVIRRAVEAGHRPRSFLLAPRWLAGLEDVLARWPDVDVYVVDEAVAEQVTGFHVHRGALASLHRADLPPVDDLLGLDRLVVLEDVVDHTNVGAILRSAAGLGWDGALLSPRSADPLYRRAVKVSMGAVFALPWTRFPSWRDAPALLTGAGFTTVALTLADDSEDLDVVAERLRGPGKVAVLLGTEGAGLSDHWAQTASVRVRIPMRAGIDSLNVAAAAAVACYALAPRVTR; this comes from the coding sequence GTGCAGGTGGAGGTCGGGGCCGACGACCCGCGGCTCGGCGACTACGTCCGGCTGCGGGAGTCGTCGTTGCGGCGCAGCCTCGAGTCCGAGCGCGGGCTCTTCATCGCCGAGGGCGAGAAGGTCATCCGCCGCGCGGTCGAGGCCGGGCACCGACCGCGGTCGTTCCTGCTGGCGCCGCGCTGGCTCGCCGGGCTCGAGGACGTGCTGGCCCGCTGGCCCGACGTCGACGTCTACGTGGTCGACGAGGCCGTCGCCGAGCAGGTCACCGGCTTCCACGTCCACCGCGGCGCGCTCGCCTCGCTCCACCGGGCCGACCTGCCGCCGGTGGACGACCTGCTGGGCCTCGATCGGCTGGTGGTGCTGGAGGACGTCGTCGACCACACCAACGTCGGAGCGATCCTGCGCAGCGCCGCCGGGCTCGGCTGGGACGGGGCGCTGCTGTCGCCACGTTCCGCGGACCCGCTCTACCGGCGGGCGGTCAAGGTCAGCATGGGGGCGGTGTTCGCGCTGCCGTGGACCCGGTTCCCGAGCTGGCGCGACGCGCCCGCGCTGCTGACCGGGGCCGGCTTCACGACCGTCGCCCTCACCCTGGCCGACGACTCCGAGGACCTGGACGTCGTGGCGGAGCGGCTGCGCGGTCCAGGCAAGGTCGCCGTGCTGCTCGGGACCGAGGGCGCCGGGCTGTCCGACCACTGGGCGCAGACCGCGTCCGTCCGGGTCCGGATCCCGATGCGGGCCGGGATCGACTCGCTCAACGTGGCGGCGGCCGCCGCCGTCGCCTGCTACGCCCTGGCCCCGCGGGTCACTCGCTAG
- a CDS encoding sulfite exporter TauE/SafE family protein has protein sequence MSPTDLLLIGLAGIWAGFINTVVGSGTLITFPVLLALGVPPVVANVSNTIGLAPGSFAGAWAMRPELKGQRSRILRLGPLALVGGIVGAVLLLRLPAEAFAAIVPVLIGLGCLLVVLQPVLSRRVAARRERLGEPVAGSPGGPRWLGAGVLATGVYGGYFGAAQGVLLLGLLGIGLDEPLPRINALKNVLAMLVNAVAGVVFILVSHVNWPVAVVIAVGAVLGSQLGARVGRRLPPTVYRVVIVTVGVVAIVNLLR, from the coding sequence GTGAGCCCGACCGACCTCCTGCTGATCGGGCTCGCCGGCATCTGGGCGGGCTTCATCAACACGGTGGTCGGTTCCGGGACGCTCATCACGTTCCCGGTCCTGCTCGCCCTCGGCGTGCCCCCGGTGGTGGCGAACGTCTCCAACACCATCGGGCTCGCCCCGGGGTCGTTCGCGGGGGCGTGGGCCATGCGCCCCGAGCTCAAGGGTCAGCGGAGCCGGATCCTGCGGCTCGGCCCGCTCGCCCTGGTCGGCGGGATCGTCGGGGCCGTGCTGCTGCTGCGGCTGCCGGCCGAGGCGTTCGCCGCGATCGTGCCCGTGCTCATCGGGCTCGGCTGCCTGCTCGTCGTCCTGCAGCCGGTGCTCTCCCGACGCGTGGCCGCGCGGCGCGAACGACTCGGCGAGCCGGTGGCCGGCTCGCCCGGCGGACCCCGCTGGCTCGGCGCCGGTGTGCTCGCGACCGGTGTCTACGGCGGCTACTTCGGCGCCGCCCAGGGCGTGCTGCTGCTCGGCCTCCTGGGGATCGGGCTGGACGAGCCGCTGCCCCGGATCAACGCGCTCAAGAACGTGCTCGCGATGCTCGTGAATGCCGTCGCGGGCGTCGTCTTCATCCTCGTGAGCCACGTGAACTGGCCGGTCGCCGTCGTCATCGCGGTCGGGGCGGTCCTCGGCTCCCAGCTCGGCGCACGGGTCGGGCGTCGGCTGCCGCCGACCGTCTACCGCGTCGTGATCGTCACGGTCGGCGTGGTGGCGATCGTCAACCTGCTGCGCTGA
- a CDS encoding lactonase family protein → MTERRASHPTTLPRRVVVGGYSLDPSGDDPEAGTGLTVLDLHERPADGPAYVRVGHEALPSPSWVVPHPTDPWLVSVSETAPSMLACTRLENDGRLTVLDRRATGGDGGCHLALTADGRQVLVAHYGSGTVETFALDEAGRLTGPLDRFSSSAPLGPDPVRQDAPHAHQVVLDPHRSDEVLVCDLGTDRVHRLLLHDDGRLTEAAPALVLPPGFGPRHLVVADDTLVVAGELSSELWVGRRELGGWRPTQVIGTTRRTGDVTASDPAPGDAPAPSALRFSDDLVVVATRGPDTVSVFRLDPAESTVAFVTEVACGGRHPRDVVVADGLVWVADQESDEVVVLDLGAITAEAGRGLEAAAAVLRFPTPRPACLVLLDVRS, encoded by the coding sequence GTGACCGAGCGACGAGCGAGCCACCCGACCACGCTTCCGCGACGGGTCGTCGTCGGCGGCTACAGCCTCGACCCGTCCGGCGACGACCCGGAGGCCGGCACCGGTCTGACCGTGCTGGACCTGCACGAGCGCCCGGCCGACGGGCCGGCGTACGTCCGGGTCGGGCACGAGGCCCTGCCCTCCCCCAGCTGGGTCGTGCCGCACCCCACCGACCCCTGGCTGGTCAGCGTCTCCGAGACGGCGCCGTCGATGCTCGCGTGCACCCGGCTGGAGAACGACGGGCGCCTCACCGTCTTGGACCGGCGGGCGACGGGCGGCGACGGCGGCTGCCACCTGGCGCTCACCGCGGACGGCCGGCAGGTCCTCGTCGCCCACTACGGCAGCGGGACGGTGGAGACCTTCGCCCTGGACGAGGCGGGTCGGCTGACCGGTCCGCTCGACCGGTTCTCGTCCTCGGCCCCGCTCGGGCCCGACCCCGTCCGGCAGGACGCACCGCACGCCCACCAGGTCGTCCTCGACCCGCACCGGTCGGACGAGGTGCTGGTCTGCGACCTCGGCACCGACCGGGTGCACCGGCTGCTGCTGCACGACGACGGGCGGCTGACGGAGGCCGCGCCTGCGCTGGTGCTCCCGCCCGGGTTCGGGCCGCGCCACCTCGTCGTCGCCGACGACACCCTCGTCGTGGCTGGCGAGCTCTCCTCCGAGCTGTGGGTCGGTCGACGCGAGTTGGGCGGCTGGCGCCCGACGCAGGTGATCGGGACGACACGCCGTACGGGCGACGTCACCGCGTCCGACCCAGCGCCGGGCGACGCGCCCGCCCCGTCCGCGCTCCGCTTCTCGGACGACCTGGTCGTCGTCGCCACGCGCGGCCCTGACACGGTGAGCGTCTTCCGGTTGGACCCCGCGGAGAGCACGGTCGCGTTCGTCACGGAGGTCGCGTGCGGCGGCCGTCACCCGCGCGACGTGGTCGTGGCCGACGGCCTGGTCTGGGTCGCCGACCAGGAGTCGGACGAGGTCGTCGTGCTCGACCTGGGAGCGATCACGGCCGAGGCGGGCCGGGGGCTGGAGGCCGCGGCGGCGGTCCTCCGCTTCCCGACGCCCCGGCCCGCGTGCCTCGTGCTGCTCGACGTGCGGTCATGA
- the rpsB gene encoding 30S ribosomal protein S2, whose product MAVVTTRQLLESGVHFGHQTRRWNPKMKRFIFTERNGIYIIDLQQSLTYIDRAYAFVKDTVGRGGQVLFIGTKKQAQETIAEQATRVGMPYVNHRWLGGMLTNFGTIVKRIQRLKELEVMDFDDVAASGLTKKELLGLRREKDKLEKTLGGIREMSRTPQAVWIVDTKKEHLAVDEARKLRIPVIGILDTNCDPDEVDFAIPGNDDAIRSVSLLTRVLADAVAEGLVSRSGGATTGDEAEVEPMPDWERELLGASQEPAASVPDAEPAADAAPVPGDEQPGEAAVEAEAEADAKVTEEREYQPDAADQAAPAV is encoded by the coding sequence ATGGCCGTCGTCACCACTCGCCAGCTCCTCGAGAGCGGCGTCCACTTCGGGCACCAGACCCGTCGCTGGAACCCCAAGATGAAGCGCTTCATCTTCACCGAGCGCAACGGCATCTACATCATCGACCTGCAGCAGTCGCTGACCTACATCGACCGCGCGTACGCGTTCGTCAAGGACACGGTCGGCCGCGGCGGTCAGGTGCTCTTCATCGGCACCAAGAAGCAGGCGCAGGAGACCATCGCCGAGCAGGCGACCCGGGTCGGGATGCCCTACGTGAACCACCGCTGGCTCGGTGGCATGCTCACCAACTTCGGCACCATCGTGAAGCGCATCCAGCGCCTCAAGGAGCTCGAGGTCATGGACTTCGACGACGTCGCGGCCTCGGGCCTGACGAAGAAGGAGCTCCTCGGACTGCGCCGCGAGAAGGACAAGCTCGAGAAGACCCTCGGCGGCATCCGCGAGATGTCCCGGACCCCGCAGGCGGTCTGGATCGTGGACACCAAGAAGGAGCACCTCGCCGTCGACGAGGCGCGCAAGCTGCGCATCCCGGTGATCGGCATCCTCGACACCAACTGCGACCCCGACGAGGTCGACTTCGCCATCCCCGGCAACGACGACGCGATCCGCTCCGTCTCGCTGCTGACCCGCGTGCTGGCCGACGCCGTCGCCGAGGGCCTCGTGTCCCGCTCCGGTGGCGCGACGACCGGTGACGAGGCCGAGGTCGAGCCCATGCCCGACTGGGAGCGCGAGCTCCTGGGCGCCTCGCAGGAGCCCGCCGCGTCCGTCCCCGACGCCGAGCCGGCCGCTGACGCCGCCCCGGTGCCCGGTGACGAGCAGCCCGGCGAGGCCGCTGTCGAGGCCGAGGCCGAGGCCGACGCCAAGGTGACCGAGGAGCGCGAGTACCAGCCCGACGCGGCTGACCAGGCCGCTCCGGCCGTCTGA
- a CDS encoding SPFH domain-containing protein, translating to MIVALVVALAVIFILASSIRVIRQQRVGMVERLGRFNRTLEPGPHLLIPVLDKVRYNLDMRENVIPFPPQGVITEDNLMVGIDSVIYFQIVDPERAAYEAQDYVKAIEQLTQTTLRNIIGGLDLEQTLTSREEINQKLRVVLDEATGKWGIKVNRVELRAIEPPPTIRDAMEKGARAERDKRAAILIAEGQRQSNILSAGGEKESAILRAQGDREAAVLRAQADRQAQMLRAEGEAQAIGTVFNAIHAGQPDQALLSYQYLQMLPQLAKGDANKMWIVPSELNDALKGLGGVVNQAMSGGSAGAQGTGIPAASGTFTAPPKIDVQAEIEQQSRADEEASRKTVAEAIAAAQELERPGVRPHATVNNGNGTPAVTDGRENAPVLTEQSAADSTAASTEPETVGEAANVQR from the coding sequence CTGATCGTCGCCCTCGTCGTCGCGCTGGCGGTGATCTTCATCCTCGCCAGCTCCATCCGCGTCATCCGCCAGCAGCGGGTCGGGATGGTCGAGCGGCTCGGCCGCTTCAACCGGACCCTCGAGCCCGGTCCGCACCTGCTCATCCCCGTGCTCGACAAGGTCCGCTACAACCTGGACATGCGCGAGAACGTGATCCCGTTCCCGCCGCAGGGGGTCATCACCGAGGACAACCTGATGGTCGGGATCGACTCGGTCATCTACTTCCAGATCGTCGACCCGGAGCGCGCCGCGTACGAGGCGCAGGACTACGTCAAGGCGATCGAGCAGCTCACCCAGACCACGCTGCGCAACATCATCGGCGGGCTCGACCTCGAGCAGACGCTGACCAGCCGCGAGGAGATCAACCAGAAGCTGCGCGTCGTCCTCGACGAGGCGACCGGCAAGTGGGGGATCAAGGTCAACCGCGTCGAGCTGCGGGCGATCGAGCCGCCGCCCACGATCCGTGACGCCATGGAGAAGGGTGCGCGCGCCGAGCGCGACAAGCGCGCCGCGATCCTCATCGCCGAGGGCCAGCGCCAGTCGAACATCCTCTCCGCCGGCGGTGAGAAGGAGTCCGCGATCTTGCGGGCGCAGGGTGACCGCGAGGCCGCCGTGCTCCGGGCCCAGGCCGACCGCCAGGCCCAGATGCTGCGGGCCGAGGGCGAGGCGCAGGCGATCGGGACCGTGTTCAACGCGATCCACGCCGGCCAGCCCGACCAGGCGCTGCTGTCCTACCAGTACCTGCAGATGCTGCCGCAGCTGGCCAAGGGCGACGCCAACAAGATGTGGATCGTCCCGAGCGAGCTGAACGACGCCCTCAAGGGTCTCGGCGGCGTCGTGAACCAGGCCATGAGCGGCGGCAGCGCAGGAGCGCAGGGGACCGGTATCCCGGCCGCCAGCGGCACCTTCACCGCCCCGCCGAAGATCGACGTGCAGGCCGAGATCGAGCAGCAGTCCCGCGCGGACGAGGAGGCCTCGCGCAAGACGGTCGCCGAGGCGATCGCCGCCGCGCAGGAGCTGGAGCGCCCGGGCGTACGGCCGCACGCGACGGTCAACAACGGCAACGGGACCCCGGCGGTCACGGACGGGCGCGAGAACGCGCCGGTCCTCACGGAGCAGTCCGCGGCGGACAGCACCGCGGCGTCCACGGAGCCGGAGACGGTGGGGGAAGCCGCTAACGTGCAGCGGTGA
- a CDS encoding NfeD family protein yields MNLTDWLGDHGWALWLSLALILAVAEVVSLDLVLIMLAVGALAAAGTAAIAPDLWWLQILVGAGVSAGMLIFLRPSVLAKVRATPGYRSSTDKMVGSSGMATSQIDRGSGEIKVDGQTWSARTYASDVIIEQGTEIEVYEIDGPIAVVYPKYGEIA; encoded by the coding sequence TTGAACCTGACGGACTGGCTCGGAGACCACGGCTGGGCCCTGTGGCTGAGCCTCGCCCTGATCCTCGCGGTCGCCGAGGTCGTGTCGCTGGACCTGGTGCTGATCATGCTCGCCGTGGGTGCCCTGGCCGCCGCCGGGACTGCGGCCATCGCTCCCGACCTGTGGTGGCTGCAGATCCTCGTCGGGGCCGGGGTGAGCGCCGGCATGCTGATCTTCCTGCGCCCGAGCGTGCTGGCCAAGGTCCGCGCGACGCCCGGCTACCGCTCGTCGACCGACAAGATGGTCGGCAGCAGCGGGATGGCCACCTCCCAGATCGACCGGGGCAGCGGCGAGATCAAGGTCGACGGCCAGACCTGGTCGGCACGGACGTACGCCTCCGACGTGATCATCGAGCAGGGCACGGAGATCGAGGTCTACGAGATCGACGGGCCCATCGCGGTCGTGTACCCGAAGTACGGCGAGATCGCCTGA
- the def gene encoding peptide deformylase has product MDDDLTTGGRVLPITRWGTPVMHATTRPVDRFDDDLRTLVRDMFATMEAASGVGLAANQVGRDLAVFVYDCPDDEEIRRVGVVCNPVVELPEGKERNLDAADEGCLSYLGAYETLARPDHAVCRGQDVDGNPVEIHGDGLLARCLQHETDHLNGTVFGDRLSGRARKKLRQQHDDLAARYPADWPVSPRLGPADDEDDDDDESEL; this is encoded by the coding sequence GTGGACGACGACCTCACGACCGGCGGCCGCGTGCTGCCGATCACCCGCTGGGGCACCCCGGTGATGCACGCGACGACCCGACCGGTCGACCGTTTCGACGACGACCTGCGGACCCTGGTGCGCGACATGTTCGCGACGATGGAGGCGGCCTCCGGCGTCGGTCTGGCGGCCAACCAGGTCGGACGCGACCTCGCCGTCTTCGTCTACGACTGCCCGGACGACGAGGAGATCCGTCGGGTCGGGGTCGTCTGCAACCCCGTCGTCGAGCTGCCGGAGGGCAAGGAGCGCAACCTCGACGCCGCCGACGAGGGCTGCCTGTCCTACCTCGGTGCGTACGAGACGCTCGCCCGCCCCGACCACGCCGTCTGCCGCGGGCAGGACGTCGACGGGAACCCGGTCGAGATCCACGGCGACGGGCTGCTCGCCCGCTGCCTCCAGCACGAGACAGACCACCTCAACGGCACCGTGTTCGGCGACCGTCTCTCGGGGCGGGCCCGCAAGAAGCTGCGCCAGCAGCACGACGACCTCGCGGCGCGCTACCCGGCCGACTGGCCCGTGTCGCCGCGGCTCGGGCCGGCCGACGACGAGGACGACGACGACGACGAGTCGGAGCTCTAG
- a CDS encoding peptidoglycan DD-metalloendopeptidase family protein yields the protein MSSGRDGFRRACATALLAVVLGVLGVAPAWAAPGDADGGAGPTTGGWPLDGTPTVEEGFDPPPPDLPWLPGHRGVDLEARPGQRVLAPADGRVVFVGRVGGKPVVVVDHGGVRSTFEPVEASVRVGQRVRTGQVIGRVGREAHCQDRCLHWGLKRGTTYLDPLVLVRGTGSAGTAGTLRLVPSSRRSVVVAEALAREAARKAVEAAATGAVGFVGGPLSAIGTPGSHGFVRPVPGAVTSPYGRRLHPVLHVWKLHDGTDFGAACGTSIRAAYDGRVSRRGSSVAYGNRLFIDHGSVDGHEVVTAYNHAIRYVVGPGTRVRRGQVVGYVGQTGFATGCHLHLMVWLDGRMVDPMTWL from the coding sequence GTGAGCAGTGGCAGAGACGGGTTCCGGCGGGCGTGCGCGACCGCGCTCCTGGCGGTGGTGCTGGGCGTGCTGGGGGTGGCCCCTGCCTGGGCCGCGCCAGGTGACGCGGACGGCGGGGCGGGTCCGACCACCGGCGGCTGGCCCCTGGACGGGACTCCGACGGTCGAGGAGGGCTTCGACCCTCCCCCGCCCGACCTGCCGTGGTTGCCCGGGCACCGCGGCGTCGACCTCGAGGCCCGACCCGGCCAACGGGTCCTGGCGCCCGCGGACGGCAGGGTCGTGTTCGTCGGACGGGTCGGCGGCAAGCCGGTCGTCGTGGTCGACCACGGCGGCGTCCGCTCGACCTTCGAGCCGGTCGAGGCGTCGGTCCGGGTCGGGCAGCGCGTCCGGACGGGCCAGGTGATCGGCAGGGTCGGCCGCGAGGCGCACTGCCAGGACCGCTGCCTGCACTGGGGCCTCAAGCGCGGCACGACCTACCTCGACCCGCTGGTCCTGGTCCGTGGGACGGGTTCCGCGGGCACAGCGGGCACCCTGCGCCTCGTCCCGTCCTCCCGGCGCTCCGTGGTCGTCGCCGAGGCGCTCGCCCGGGAGGCGGCCCGCAAGGCGGTCGAGGCGGCGGCGACCGGGGCGGTCGGGTTCGTCGGTGGGCCGCTGAGCGCGATCGGGACGCCCGGCAGCCACGGCTTCGTCCGCCCGGTCCCGGGCGCCGTGACCTCCCCGTACGGCCGCCGCCTCCACCCCGTCCTGCACGTGTGGAAGCTGCACGACGGCACCGACTTCGGCGCCGCGTGCGGCACCTCGATCCGGGCGGCGTACGACGGGCGGGTGTCGCGGCGCGGGTCGAGCGTCGCCTACGGGAACCGCCTGTTCATCGACCACGGCTCCGTCGACGGGCACGAGGTCGTGACCGCGTACAACCACGCGATCCGCTACGTCGTCGGGCCCGGCACCCGGGTCCGCCGGGGCCAGGTCGTCGGCTACGTCGGCCAGACCGGCTTCGCCACGGGCTGCCACCTGCACCTGATGGTCTGGCTCGACGGCCGCATGGTCGACCCGATGACGTGGCTGTGA